A genomic region of Cherax quadricarinatus isolate ZL_2023a chromosome 42, ASM3850222v1, whole genome shotgun sequence contains the following coding sequences:
- the LOC128695634 gene encoding uncharacterized protein isoform X2 has product MLHIAAGVRDIQNKLNKCKCETGAFSVPESCYTSEGHIGSDLCDAGEAHALISPSEGTVNDSRLIRSLEKWNSRDAEETSLPAGKILRREKMDLGNLAGLVLVSGKTEDYEENSTTPSSPESQTSDLQQSDSSSTSLTDFSQTEARESLVLSKPVHQMLVGSRLPYSMYSDSLLTDSGISEHGTTESDYSDSLEGDDEDARDESETYVQAQQDADYPPPVYDECETNNELSNDDGSTDMSWYDPMSNDFFISFTFNNSDHSLVEFQPAKQDVGLLPSPSSDRDKTKLPSYAADQPARGKGCKAVSAYDPETGDSYTACHKILHESFRSPPSYVKKSARNIENYKKPEDYYPVVNKAVNSLGSPPTDEDFYMQVMPLFPELGVTRKVMKLEYNFEMRDDSWGCSSTEPYFDALTGRRILSTIYEFEVSSDEDTDTVSVAEVCEEETSMSYDHRLNDIAEEDHDFAYDTGGEDTEAVESKITATKIGKDSEERGIQKKVEIKPVCRADHGSADQSVPGEPSGSASESDDSAVRVRSVPLPHSESDDGAEIGSHVPIPLSAPSDSDDGAITARCVDVLPSDSDDGAMTARCVHVLPSDSDYSAITAVCVHVLPSDGAIAARCVDVLPSDSDDGAMTARCVHVLPSDSDDGSVTITGDPVSPGDPLPPSDSTLTVRGGCNAASPGVPYQENIITETILPHTVGPDSKSSTQVPSKHDHICVIVADHTDAPVSKPPSEELHSKLTRGCVDAGADNMEGPEDKSHSEEESNKQIDVSTAADHTQTLSGDDTPTPADISSASDTCHACANNLNVTADPDTELKTVALRTDDIGDKKANNTDTSILTDNGSSRIINKADIDDKGTSDLDISFSVDSALATDRTHVARSMDVESALSADVASTGTGNADITKTSVVDVAGIVSTVNADMRITDINTGKTDIASTGNTDFTTDNSDAISACTSKADVTSSDNTDITNTPKTEVTCKDNADVNNVDVTDVIYTEKEISTNSDITPSDITTAVSTDIFNTANPDITTASHSDIKNIIAVDITNTDTSNINISGNTDIPRTRRMDITTNTAEIDLKDIVPEVTEKDPTLCKVKGHNIPSDLQCLHTDEVCVPISSCRGGENTRAPLSDAVVDNTRCGVDLAMQDAEAVVHTLRGKGMITGSHGTGVDAASTASNSVSLGDGASEVAAPGVAAPSDAAPDEAAAVSENVADTGICFRSGSENLSLIHHPDDAITAEVSLHTVPGEPSANPPHHLHTESTATSVSLDAAVIDKLVSCDLIMATTSVDDVCGTLPISTATTMESDLNPGKKSDLCSGRERDLVSDDMLMVSPDQPGSGTRLEPNLDDVTHTNTYPKQTGEVVLCECAQFPNATAVKDTSKSRGNTFSTHRASQNMAKELEASTVNTYNDLSKYGSETVSLGEQGSCEQQSHEAQITYKEVTSSTSEDVGKAGHEQEVLGKSDVLLQPVATGQHICNETTENNSSKVIEEKTVVGRENNTESDAHSEQCTALQETSISHTITPSVSHTVTSPVIDAPPPKPRRLFLRRMSSERRASSNIDSPKSEEYRDDVSRTPPKRPLRRKESLRLQNALARENKQTSSTISDNLTGKENESFTAKTEAGRTRGLRVVVVEAVIERPGKEAGTVPRPHDSGNVMHCRNTKYAGDARSGSPDGGVQEVPTPENGMVEVTTDATAFDKKHYLDVHGGKIEGRAESAILDETNSSLSPFKEVLSGSNSIEGGLHTEIKTNLDNDNCIPLEIGNLAHDTSLQGKEETTDMLNKEISNDFMGLEDKECSIITSGKDCSNMPSGEEIPIYKAKLVALSQDPPPPVSPPQDPPPPPPPVSPPQDPPPPPPVSPPQDPPPPPPVSPPQDPPPPPVSPPQDPPPPPPVSPSQDPPPPPPVSPSQDPPPPPPVSPPQDPPPPVSPPQYPPPPPPVSPPQDPPPPVSPPQDPPPPVSPPQDPPPPPPVSPPQDPSRTPPVSPPQYPPPPPVSPPQDPPPPPDSPPQDPPPPVSPPQDPPPPPPPDSPSQDPLQSAINTPQDPLTSPSVSTSGDLVLPVSTPQDPAPPVSTLQDPSLITSHESPPVNASQDPPSLITSHETPPQETPPQDVPPETRKETDVDFRPMKHSDNTEADVKYLLQITSNLDNTETPRPPARKKRTSKTQTNMHLDRNIVVTKNAEVTKNAEVAEVVENGQVTRKAKNIKDNKITKDVKVAKDPNDSKYIKDYRYTKDAKYTKDAKYTKDAKYTKDAKYTKDAKYTKDAKYTKDAKYTKDYKYTKDAKYFRGDKYTKDAMYAKDAKYAKDYKYTKDDKFTKEGKYTKDNKYAKDAKYTKDVKYDKDAKYTKDTTTTKDSSFPGVSKPYIPERTYMRRHNSLPRQRKLKATSLFSLANISHTARNAVGRSASTATCRPQYSSSRLRMSSPDVSSVKPFDRPNVTQSTLLSETKKEHFSKVIDWNAITQHRKRERASSDGSIQRDVKRSFSIKRRDSLKKIYTSLQRNFVNKANHLDNSENVNCFPKIFGRKQKSYDMKLSPDTPSEIPQNAPYTDSPTLALAENSEDMCKFHSMIEFYEDNTGQSPVEKKRLATENEDGPPVPLRRRKQGRSRTLVKETNDEVKAADDSEKTDDNRQPLDKTAGFNKEESYDRESSLAVEDKSSVNDAFSLSAQECISASKVFESLEVTSNEKLNTDHVDPKALELERNDKIGLNEAQTLQPETMLDTDVKREREDSGKDAASSAAVQQDHTTENQLILEKRENQFTFGDTEVQQTLGDTQDQLALAEALDQLALAYTEHQLGDADSEDQLALANTEDQLALADTEKKLAFAGTRFTVTRCDTGEEETVIACITTKISEDFLEISLGRDETIPTTNTRDTYDSPHSHTKKPDTASTSSNINDSSGSQSHLLLNPFRDTSSNKSQDLMLSDHFSEDLSATRAVTHEQDTLPGSPNSSLQDAVDTPWEPPSVSLQTWEERQGIQKEEFPSLNLRYLPEDCSIAKLAGSSCPASKGDEDTPSPGPPVDSEKEDAHHLAHRHAHQQEEQQKREEEQVQQDRCVEVYPETVRQRQRNMMASSNKVDIKNWNSSGGNNNNNDSLTSPAKVKKFLPSVKALRNQFEAGKSNSRSETNGNINSNGNGTLSHRSSGSTSSLVSSSLEKTSSTNSLNSVSDSVENLLAPAFENLQQMEPEEPVEPIYNQFKKVDEELRELMSKPPSTTGWNPRPLLKRLYYIPEAPKIQSQGTTYINIEGFLEKLPSGRKKATFWNAWKRRYFVAKDGVLYYYQSTQTEKPSMKMPLMGGKVECMEPSMVGIDDGSRDSKASAVLGIDDGKGHYVVVRCSSRQEAERWRRALETHTVEDFTSQYVQPWPMPTNPALLRDTLVIDLGSASVRAGVLASQATLPQVFLPSVVATERESRRQVWGFDALAPDVRAASTVSFPIRPSHKITKYSVDLSAVSSLLQKTFAELKVDPKNYHIQLSVPRVLNTNTQTELLRVLFDKFGVRSVNLTHQSILALYAYNATSGIVVDVGERMDIVPVIDGYIVDGGVSRVPYGGYRILDHLRQFLYMRNVSLINEVESYIIRQVLENICYCAHHYNTERARCTNNPDLYEKEVTLSEYFHTNDCPYQTISLDFGRFQATEGLFNPDAWGLDHPGLHKLVHKAIMECSMDIRKEMSRSIFLAGGVTQLPGLVDRLTTEIDNLTPPAIRPKVHASPYRYHAAYIGACVLAESPAFVQSRISREDWNKQGNAVLRKWSL; this is encoded by the exons ATGTTACATATAGCTGCTGGAGTGCGAGATATACAGAATAAACTCAATAAGTGTAAGTGTGAGACTGGTGCCTTCAGCGTGCCTGAGAGCTGTTATACAAGTGAAGGTCATATAGGCTCTGATTTATGCGATGCTGGAGAGGCCCATGCACTAATTAGTCCCTCTGAAGGAACAGTTAATGATAGTCGTTTAATACGCTCGCTCGAGAAGTGGAATTCTCGTGATGCTGAGGAGACTTCCCTTCCAGCAGGTAAGATTCTTAGACGTGAGAAGATGGACCTGGGTAACTTAGCAGGTCTTGTGCTTGTGTCGGGAAAGACGGAAGATTATGAAGAAAACTCGACAACTCCCAGCAGCCCAGAGAGTCAAACATCTGACCTCCAGCAGAGCGATTCCTCATCCACTTCTCTCACGGATTTCAGCCAGACGGAGGCCAGGGAGAGTTTGGTGCTCAGCAAACCCGTCCATCAGATGCTTGTTGGATCCCGGTTGCCTTACAGTATGTACAGCGATTCTCTCCTGACGGATAGTGGCATTTCCGAGCACGGCACTACAGAGTCCGATTACTCAGACTCCTTGGAAGGTGACGATGAAGACGCTCGTGATGAATCGGAGACGTACGTACAAGCCCAACAAGATGCTGACTACCCACCGCCGGTCTATGACGAATGTGAAACTAATAATGAGTTGAGTAATGATGATGGATCAACTGACATGTCATGGTATGATCCTATGTCTAATGACTTTTTTATTAGTTTCACATTTAACAACAGTGATCATTCTCTGGTAGAATTCCAGCCCGCTAAACAAGACGTTGGCCTCCTTCCCAGCCCTTCCAGTGATCGTGACAAAACTAAGCTGCCCAGTTATGCCGCAGATCAGCCAGCCAGAGGTAAAGGTTGCAAGGCGGTATCTGCTTACGATCCAGAAACCGGCGATTCTTACACAGCCTGTCATAAAATACTTCACGAAAGTTTTAGAAGTCCTCCAAGTTATGTCAAGAAGTCAGCAAGAAACATCGAGAACTACAAGAAACCAGAGGATTATTATCCTGTGGTAAACAAAGCAGTAAACTCTCTGGGTTCCCCACCCACAGATGAAGATTTCTACATGCAGGTCATGCCCCTCTTCCCCGAGCTTGGTGTGACtcgcaaagttatgaagcttgaatACAATTTTGAGATGCGGGACGATTCGTGGGGCTGCTCCAGTACAGAGCCGTACTTCGACGCATTAACTGGACGGCGGATCCTCTCCACCATTTACGAGTTCGAGGTGTCTTCTGACGAAGATACAGACACTGTGAGTGTAGCCGAAGTCTGTGAAGAGGAGACAAGCATGTCGTATGACCACAGACTCAACGATATTGCCGAAGAGGACCACGATTTTGCATACGACACTGGTGGTGAAGATACTGAAGCAGTTGAGAGCAAAATAACTGCGACCAAAATTGGTAAAGATTCTGAAGAAAGAGGAATACAAAAAAAAGTGGAAATAAAACCTGTATGTAGGGCAGATCACGGCAGCGCCGACCAGTCTGTTCCAGGTGAACCTTCAGGCTCTGCCAGTGAAAGTGATGACAGTGCCGTGAGGGTGAGAAGTGTCCCCCTCCCTCACAGTGAAAGTGATGACGGTGCCGAGATTGGAAGTCATGTCCCTATTCCTCTCAGTGCTCCCAGTGATAGTGACGATGGTGCCATAACAGCCAGATGTGTCGACGTCCTTCCCAGTGATAGTGACGATGGTGCTATGACAGCTAGATGTGTTCATGTCCTTCCCAGTGATAGTGACTATAGTGCTATAACAGCTGTATGTGTCCACGTCCTTCCCAGTGATGGTGCCATAGCAGCCAGATGTGTCGACGTCCTTCCCAGTGATAGTGACGATGGTGCTATGACAGCTAGATGTGTTCATGTCCTTCCCAGTGATAGTGACGATGGTTCTGTGACTATAACAGGTGACCCTGTCTCTCCAGGTGACCCTCTCCCTCCTAGTGACTCAACACTCACCGTGAGGGGCGGATGCAACGCTGCTTCTCCTGGTGTGCCCTACCAAGAAAACATTATTACCGAAACCATATTACCACACACGGTCGGTCCTGACAGCAAATCTAGCACTCAAGTGCCAAGCAAGCATGATCATATCTGCGTTATTGTTGCTGACCACACTGACGCCCCTGTCAGCAAACCTCCCAGTGAAGAGTTGCACAGCAAGCTAACCAGAggctgtgttgatgctggtgctgacAACATGGAAGGTCCTGAAGACAAATCTCACAGTGAAGAAGAGTCTAACAAGCAAATCGACGTCTCTACTGCTGCtgatcacacacaaacactcagtgGTGACGACACACCAACGCCTGCTGACATTTCAAGCGCTTCTGACACTTGCCATGCTTGCGCGAATAACCTGAATGTCACAGCTGATCCTGACACAGAACTCAAAACTGTAGCTCTGAGGACAGATGACATAGGTGACAAAAAAGCAAATAATACTGACACTTCAATCTTAACTGACAATGGTAGCTCAAGGATCATAAACAAAGCTGACATTGATGACAAAGGTACAAGTGATCTTGACATTTCGTTCTCAGTTGATAGTGCGTTGGCGACAGACAGAACTCATGTTGCCAGATCAATGGATGTTGAGTCCGCCCTATCAGCTGATGTCGCCAGCACAGGAACAGGTAATGCTGACATCACAAAAACATCTGTTGTTGACGTTGCTGGCATTGTCAGTACTGTCAACGCAGACATGAGAATTACTGACATCAACACAGGTAAGACTGATATTGCAAGCACAGGTAATACCGACTTTACTACCGATAACAGTGACGCTATTAGCGCGTGCACAAGCAAAGCTGATGTCACTAGCTCGGATAATACTGACATCACAAATACACCTAAAACTGAGGTCACCTGCAAAGATAATGCCGATGTCAATAATGtagatgtcactgatgtcatataCACAGAAAAAGAAATAAGTACGAATAGTGACATCACTCCAAGTGACATAACTACTGCAGTTAGTACTGATATTTTTAATACTGCAAATCCTGACATCACTACAGCAAGTCATTCTGacattaagaacatcattgctgTTGACATCACTAATACAGATACAAGTAACATCAATATATCAGGCAATACGGACATCCCGAGAACACGCAGAATGGACATCACCACGAACACAGCTGAAATAGACTTAAAAGACATAGTTCCTGAAGTCACTGAAAAGGATCCAACTCTATGCAAGGTTAAAGGGCACAACATTCCTTCAGACCTACAGTGCCTTCACACTGACGAAGTCTGTGTACCTATCAGCTCCTGCAGAGGCGGTGAAAACACTAGAGCACCTCTCAGTGATGCTGTAGTTGACAATACAAGATGCGGTGTTGATCTGGCGATGCAAGATGCGGAGGCTGTTGTTCACACTTTGAGAGGCAAGGGCATGATAACTGGCTCTCATGGAACCGGAGTGGATGCTGCCAGCACAGCGTCCAACTCCGTTTCGCTAGGCGACGGAGCATCAGAAGTAGCAGCGCCAGGCGTCGCAGCTCCAAGTGATGCAGCGCCAGACGAAGCAGCGGCTGTGTCGGAGAACGTAGCTGACACGGGAATATGCTTTAGGAGTGGCTCTGAAAATCTCTCCCTCATACACCACCCGGATGATGCGATAACAGCGGAAGTAAGTTTACATACAGTACCAGGTGAACCGTCAGCAAACCCGCCTCATCACTTGCATACTGAGAGTACAGCCACCAGTGTTAGCCTTGACGCTGCAGTGATTGATAAATTGGTTTCTTGTGACTTAATAATGGCCACAACCTCTGTCGATGACGTTTGTGGTACTCTTCCAATAAGCACAGCCACTACCATGGAAAGCGATCTAAATCCCGGTAAGAAAAGTGACCTGTGCTCTGGAAGGGAGAGAGACCTTGTAAGTGATGACATGCTAATGGTGTCACCTGATCAGCCTGGGAGTGGCACAAGGCTAGAACCAAATTTAGATGATGTTACCCACACTAACACGTACCCAAAGCAGACTGGGGAGGTCGTGCTCTGCGAGTGTGCACAATTTCCGAATGCTACAGCTGTGAAAGACACGTCAAAGTCACGCGGAAATACTTTCTCTACTCATCGGGCTTCTCAAAACATGGCGAAAGAGCTAGAGGCCTCAACTGTAAACACGTATAACGACTTGAGCAAATATGGCAGTGAAACTGTTTCACTGGGAGAGCAAGGATCATGTGAACAGCAGTCACATGAAGCGCAAATCACATACAAAGAGGTTACATCCTCTACCTCAGAAGACGTTGGAAAGGCAGGACACGAGCAAGAAGTGCTTGGTAAGAGCGATGTTTTGCTACAACCGGTGGCTACAGGACAACACATCTGTAATGAGACAACAGAAAATAATTCTAGCAAAGTCATCGAAGAAAAAACTGTGGTAGGAAGAGAGAATAACACTGAGAGTGACGCACACAGTGAACAGTGCACCGCCTTGCAGGAGACCTCAATCAGCCACACAATCACTCCCTCAGTCAGCCACACAGTCACTTCCCCCGTCATAGATGCTCCTCCTCCCAAACCCAGGAGACTATTTCTACGTCGCATGTCAAGCGAACGAAGAGCTAGTTCAAACATTGATTCACCTAAATCAGAGGAATACAGGGATGATGTCTCCCGTACACCCCCTAAGAGACCTTTAAGACGCAAAGAAAGCCTTAGATTACAGAATGCTCTGGCTCGAGAAAATAAACAAACCTCGTCAACAATTTCTGACAATCTCACAGGAAAGGAAAACGAATCGTTCACTGCAAAAACTGAAGCTGGAAGAACTCGTGGGttaagggtggtagtggttgaggctGTAATAGAGAGACCAGGCAAAGAGGCTGGCACAGTGCCAAGGCCCCATGATTCAGGTAATGTGATGCACTGTCGGAATACTAAGTACGCAGGTGATGCAAGGAGCGGGTCACCTGATGGTGGCGTGCAGGAGGTGCCAACTCCGGAGAATGGGATGGTCGAGGTCACTACGGACGCCACTGCCTTTGATAAAAAACATTACCTAGACGTCCATGGCGGTAAAATAGAAGGCAGAGCTGAGAGTGCTATACTTGATGAAACAAATAGTTCACTGTCTCCATTTAAGGAGGTTCTATCGGGCTCTAATTCCATTGAAGGTGGCCTTCACACTGAAATCAAGACTAATCTGGATAACGATAATTGCATACCATTAGAAATCGGTAATTTAGCACACGACACCAGTTTACAAGGAAAGGAAGAAACTACAGATATGCTAAATAAGGAAATATCAAACGATTTTATGGGTCTAGAAGATAAAGAATGTAGCATTATAACAAGTGGTAAAGACTGCAGTAATATGCCCTCTGGTGAAGAAATACCAATTTATAAAGCGAAATTAGTCGCCCTTTCCcaagacccaccaccaccagtcagtcCTCCCCaagatccaccaccaccaccaccaccagtcagtcCTCCCCaagatccaccaccaccaccaccagtcagtcCTCCCCaagatccaccaccaccaccaccagtcagtcCTCCCCaagatccaccaccaccaccagtcagccCTCCCCaagatccaccaccaccaccaccagtcagccCTTCCCaagatccaccaccaccaccaccagtcagccCTTCCCaagatccaccaccaccaccaccagtcagccCTCCCCAagatccaccaccaccagttagcCCTCCTcagtatccaccaccaccaccaccagtcagccCTCCCCAagatccaccaccaccagtcagccCTCCCCAagatccaccaccaccagtcagccCTCCTCaagatccaccaccaccaccaccagtcagccCCCCTCAAGATCCATCACGAACACCACCAGTTAGCCCTCCTcagtatccaccaccaccaccagtcagccCTCCTCaagatccaccaccaccaccagacagccCCCCTCAagatccaccaccaccagtcagccCTCCTCaagatccaccaccaccaccaccaccagacagccCTTCTCAAGATCCACTACAATCAGCAATCAACACTCCCCAAGACCCACTAACATCACCATCAGTCAGCACTTCCGGAGACCTGGTACTACCAGTCAGCACTCCCCAAgacccagcaccaccagtcaGCACTCTCCAAGACCCATCACTCATAACCTCCCATGAATCACCACCAGTTAACGCTTCCCAAGACCCACCGTCACTAATCACCTCCCACGAAACACCACCACAAGAAACACCACCACAAGACGTACCACCAGAAACAAGAAAAGAAACAGATGTTGATTTTCGGCCTATGAAACATTCTGACAACACTGAAGCAGACGTCAAATATTTGTTACAAATTACGTCTAATTTAGATAATACTGAAACACCTCGTCCTCCTGCGAGAAAGAAAAGGACGTCTAAAACACAGACAAATATGCACCTCGACAGAAACATCGTAGTCACCAAAAATGCCGAAGTCACCAAGAATGCAGAAGTTGCCGAAGTGGTCGAGAACGGTCAAGTCACTAGGAAGGCCAAAAACATCAAGGACAACAAAATCACCAAAGATGTCAAGGTCGCCAAAGATCCCAATGACTCCAAATACATTAAGGACTATAGATACACCAAGGATGCTAAATACACCAAGGATGCTAAATACACCAAGGATGCTAAATACACCAAGGATGCTAAATACACCAAGGATGCTAAATACACCAAGGATGCTAAATACACCAAGGATGCTAAATACACCAAGGATTACAAATACACCAAGGATGCTAAGTACTTTAGGGGCGATAAATACACCAAGGATGCTATGTACGCCAAGGATGCTAAATACGCGAAGGATTATAAATACACCAAGGACGATAAATTCACCAAAGAGGGTAAATACACTAAGGATAATAAATATGCAAAGGACGCTAAATACACTAAGGATGTTAAATACGATAAAGATGCTAAGTACACCAaggacaccacaaccaccaaggACTCCAGTTTCCCAGGTGTATCTAAGCCCTACATCCCAGAGAGAACGTACATGAGGCGGCACAACTCGCTTCCCCGGCAGCGAAAACTTAAGGCCACGTCCTTATTTTCACTCGCCAACATCAGTCACACCGCCAGGAACGCAGTCGGTCGCtcagcctccaccgccacctgtCGTCCTCAGTATTCATCGAGTAGGCTGAGAATGTCGTCTCCCGATGTATCTTCCGTGAAGCCATTCGACCGTCCTAATGTGACCCAGTCGACGCTGCTGAGTGAAACCAAAAAGGAACACTTTTCTAAAGTCATTGACTGGAACGCCATCACTCAACACAGAAAGCGTGAGCGGGCCTCTTCCGACGGCTCCATTCAGAGGGACGTCAAGAGAAGCTTTTCGATTAAAAGAAGAGATTCTCTGAAGAAAATATACACCTCGCTACAGCGAAACTTTGTAAACAAAGCCAATCATTTGGATAACAGCGAGAACGTCAACTGCTTCCCAAAGATATTCGGAAGGAAGCAGAAGAGCTACGACATGAAACTCTCGCCTGACACTCCTTCAGAGATCCCTCAGAATGCACCTTACACCGATTCCCCGACACTAGCCTTGGCAGAAAATTCCGAAGACATGTGTAAATTTCATTCTATGATCGAGTTTTACGAGGATAACACAGGCCAGTCTCCCGTCGAGAAGAAGCGTTTGGCTACAGAAAATGAAGATGGTCCTCCTGTTCCACTACGGAGACGCAAGCAAGGGAGAAGCAGAACACTCGTAAAAGAGACTAACGATGAAGTGAAGGCAGCAGATGATAGTGAGAAAACTGATGACAATAGACAACCCCTGGATAAAACAGCTGGATTTAACAAAGAAGAAAGTTACGATAGGGAGAGTTCATTGGCCGTTGAAGACAAAAGTAGCGTCAATGACGCTTTTTCACTTAGTGCTCAAGAATGCATTTCTGCAAGTAAAGTTTTTGAGAGCCTGGAAGTGACTAGTAACGAAAAGTTGAACACTGACCACGTTGACCCGAAAGCTTTAGAATTGGAAAGAAATGATAAAATTGGTCTTAACGAAGCTCAGACTTTACAGCCAGAGACTATGCTAGACACagatgtaaaaagagagagagaagattctGGGAAAGATGCAGCTTCATCGGCAGCTGTGCAGCAAGATCACACCACAGAGAACCAGTTGATTCTTGAAAAAAGAGAGAATCAATTCACCTTTGGTGACACAGAAGTTCAGCAGACCCTTGGTGACACACAGGACCAGCTGGCCCTTGCTGaagcactggaccagctggccctTGCATACACTGAGCACCAGCTAGGCGATGCTGACAGTGAGGATCAACTAGCTCTTGCTAACACTGAGGACCAACTAGCACTTGCTGACACTGAGAAAAAACTAGCCTTTGCTGGCACCCGCTTTACTGTGACGCGATGCGATACAGGCGAAGAAGAAACTGTAATAGCATGTATAACAACCAAAATCTCTGAAGACTTCCTCGAGATCTCTTTAGGTCGAGACGAGACTATACCGACCACTAACACTCGTGACACTTACGACAGCCCTCATAGCCATACAAAAAAACCCGACACAGCCTCAACATCCTCAAATATTAATGACTCATCCGGCAGTCAAAGTCATTTGCTGCTTAACCCTTTCCGTGACACCTCATCAAACAAGTCTCAGGATTTGATGCTTTCCGACCACTTCAGCGAGGATCTGTCTGCTACACGCGCAGTTACGCACGAGCAGGATACCCTCCCTGGCAGCCCTAACAGTAGCTTGCAGGATGCTGTTGACACACCCTGGGAGCCTCCATCTGTCTCTCTGCAGACGTGGGAGGAGAGGCAGGGCATCCAGAAGGAGGAGTTTCCCTCCTTGAACCTCCGCTATTTACCCGAAGACTGCTCCATTGCAAAGCTCGCGGGATCATCTTGTCCTGCTAGTAAAGGGGATGAAG ACACTCCCTCTCCCGGGCCTCCCGTGGACTCTGAGAAAGAGGACGCCCACCACCTCGCCCACCGCCACGCCCAccagcaggaagagcagcagaagagagaggaggagcagGTTCAGCAGGACCGCTGTGTGGAGGTGTACCCGGAGACAGTTAGGCAGAGACAAAGAAACATGATGGCCTCCTCCAACAAG GTTGATATCAAGAATTGGAATTCTTCGGgtggcaacaacaacaataatgacaGTCTTACAAGCCCTGCTAAGGTCAAGAAGTTCCTTCCCTCCGTCAAGGCTCTCAGGAACCAGTTCGAGGCAGGGAAGTCCAACAGCAGATCAGAAACCAATGGCAATATCAACAGTAATGGCAATGGTACCTTGAGCCACAGGTCTTCTGGATCGACCTCATCACTTGTCAGCTCCTCCCTCGAGAagaccagcagcactaacagcctcAACTCTGTCAGCGACTCCGTGGAGAACCTCCTGGCACCTGCCTTTGAGAACCTGCAGCAGATGGAACCTGAAGAACCTGTAGAGCCCATTTACAATCAGTTCAAGAAGGTGGATGAGGAACTGAGGGAGCTTATGAGCAAGCCGCCCTCCACGACAGGTTGGAACCCA AGGCCCTTGCTGAAGCGTCTCTACTACATCCCGGAGGCACCCAAAATACAGAGTCAGGGTACTACCTACATCAACATTGAGGGATTCCTGGAGAAGCTGCCCTCAGGGAGAAAGAAAGCAACCTTCTGGAACGCCTGGAAGAGACGCTACTTTGTGGCCAAGGATGGAGTCCTCTACTATTACCAG AGCACCCAGACGGAGAAGCCTAGCATGAAGATGCCACTGATGGGAGGCAAAGTGGAGTGCATGGAGCCCAGCATGGTTGGCATCGACGATGGG AGCAGAGACTCTAAGGCCTCTGCCGTACTCGGCATAGACGACGGG AAAGGACACTATGTTGTGGTGCGTTGCAGCTCTCGGCAGGAGGCTGAGCGATGGAGGCGAGCACTTGAGACACACACAGTAGAGGACTTCACCAGCCAGTATGTGCAGCCCTGGCCCATGCCCACCAACCCTGCTCTCCTCAGAGACACCCTCGTCATTGATTTGGGTTCTGCCTCTGTTAGGGCAGGTGTGCTTGCCTCCCAAG CTACCCTACCCCAGGTGTTCCTTCCGTCAGTGGTGGCAACAGAGAGGGAAAGTCGACGTCAAGTGTGGGGATTCGATGCCTTGGCACCAGATGTCAGAGCTGCCTCCACAGTTTCCTTCCCTATCAGACCCTCACATAAAATCACAAAG TATTCTGTGGACCTGAGTGCTGTCTCAAGTCTCCTGCAGAAGACCTTTGCCGAACTAAAGGTGGATCCCAAGAATTACCACATCCAGCTCTCGGTGCCAAGAGTCCTCAATACTAACACCCAGACGGAACTCCTGCGCGTCCTTTTTGACAAGTTCGGCGTCAGGTCTGTCAACCTGACTCATCAGTCAATCCTCGCTCTCTACGCTTACAATGCCACCTCTGGAATAGTCGTCGATGTCGGCGAGAGGATGGATATTGTGCCAGTGATTGATG GGTacattgtggatggtggtgtatCCAGAGTCCCATATGGTGGGTACCGCATCCTTGACCACCTCCGGCAGTTCCTATACATGAGGAACGTGTCGCTTATCAACGAGGTGGAAAGTTATATTATTAGACAA GTGCTGGAGAACATATGCTACTGTGCTCACCATTATAACACAGAGAGGGCACGGTGCACCAACAATCCTGACCTGTACGAGAAGGAAGTCACCTTGAGCGAGTACTTCCACACCAACGATTGTCCCTACCA GACCATCTCATTGGATTTTGGGCGTTTCCAAGCAACTGAGGGATTATTCAACCCTGATGCCTGGGGGCTCGACCATCCTGGTCTGCACAAGCTAGTCCACAAGGCAATCATG GAATGCAGTATGGACATCCGAAAGGAGATGAGTCGCAGCATCTTCCTTGCAGGTGGCGTGACTCAGCTCCCTGGTCTGGTTGACAGACTCACTACAGAGATTGacaacctcacaccaccagccatccGACCCAAG GTCCATGCCTCCCCTTACCGTTACCATGCTGCCTACATTGGTGCATGTGTGCTGGCAGAGTCCCCAGCCTTTGTACAGTCTAGAATCTCCCGAGAGGACTGGAACAAACAAGGTAACGCAGTGCTACGGAAGTGGTCTCTCTGA